The following coding sequences are from one Homalodisca vitripennis isolate AUS2020 chromosome 7, UT_GWSS_2.1, whole genome shotgun sequence window:
- the LOC124366921 gene encoding katanin p60 ATPase-containing subunit A-like 2 — translation MTTDLNYSTIKLAHQVRDFEEKRLQDRKKHTLYLVHQYLKDEGYNETAQQFEAEARLSNQFAVCDNIDLYTILQEFESYYFLRFQKYPKVCKKILPGGGDAKGKLQRRPTLNENGFECNKLIATALSCPKQNNYKTPSTTKVAANSNRNRNKSFASDFDITVLPLTAPNPNVHLQPIESDLSAERIVKPIAGFDGYNGEWKEFADIISKEIFVQDLNVRWEDIMGLDEAKRLLKEAVVYPTKYPELFTGILAPWKGLLLYGPPGTGKTLLAKAVATECRTTFFNISASSIVSKWRGDSEKLVRVMFEVARYHAPSTIYIDELDALAGRRDSAAEHEASRRLKTELLVQLDGLAQSDDRVFLLATSNLPWDLDPAMLRRLEKRVLVDLPNCPARREMIKQNLPPVVLDRPRLTADLDYDKLAEKTASYSGSDIRLVCKEAAMQAMRQAFGLLESNATDKEVGKVQLRPMTTSDVEVALSRTKPSNSSTLGKYRKWQTEFGAT, via the exons ATGACAacagatttaaattattcaacaatCAAACTAGCTCATCAAGTCAGagatttt GAAGAAAAACGTCTTCAGGATCGTAAAAAACATACGCTGTACCTGGTTCACCAGTATCTTAAAGATGAAGG ATATAACGAAACGGCACAACAGTTTGAGGCAGAAGCCAGACTGAGCAACCAGTTTGCTGTGTGCGACAACATTGACTTGTACACGATACTGCAAGAATTTGAGTCCTACTATTTCTTGCGCTTCCAAAAGTACCCAAag GTATGCAAGAAGATTTTACCTGGAGGAGGGGATGCTAAGGGAAAGTTACAACGTAGACCGACATTGAATGAAAATGGCTTTGAATGCAACAAACTGATTGCAACCGCACTGTCCTGCCCAAAACAGAACAACTATAAGACACCTTCCACCACTAAGGTTGCTGCCAACTCAAACAGAAACAGGAATAAATCTTTTGCTTCTGATTTTGACATCACAGTTCTTCCGTTGACTGCCCCCAATCCGAATGTCCATCTGCAGCCAATTGAGTCTGATCTATCTGCAGAACGGATCGTTAAGCCAATAGCTGGATTTGATGGATACAACGGTGAATGGAAAGAGTTTGCAGATATTATTTCTAAG GAAATCTTTGTCCAAGACCTGAACGTGAGATGGGAAGATATCATGGGTCTGGACGAGGCCAAGAGGCTCCTCAAGGAAGCCGTTGTCTATCCGACTAAATATCCAGAGTTGTTCACTGGGATACTTGCTCCATGGAAGGGTCTCTTGCTCTACGGACCTCCTGGTACAG GAAAAACACTTCTGGCAAAAGCGGTAGCAACCGAGTGCCGGACCACATTTTTCAACATTTCCGCCAGTTCTATTGTCAGCAAATGGAGAGGGGACTCGGAGAAACTTGTTCGG GTGATGTTTGAGGTGGCCAGGTACCACGCACCGTCCACTATATACATTGATGAGCTAGACGCGCTAGCAGGCCGACGGGACAGTGCTGCTGAACATGAGGCGAGCAGACGACTCAAGACTGAGCTGTTGGTACAACTTGACGGTTTGGCGCAGTCAGACGATCGCGTGTTCCTGCTGGCCACATCCAACCTGCCCTG GGACTTGGACCCCGCAATGCTGCGAAGACTGGAGAAGAGGGTGTTGGTGGACCTGCCCAACTGTCCGGCGCGCCGAGAGATGATCAAGCAGAACCTTCCCCCTGTGGTACTCGATAGGCCAAGACTCACTGCCGACTTGGATTACGACAAACTGGCCGAA AAGACCGCAAGTTACTCTGGCTCAGATATCAGACTTGTGTGCAAAGAGGCAGCAATGCAAGCCATGAGACAAGCCTTTGGACTGCTGGAGTCCAATGCCACAG ACAAAGAGGTGGGCAAGGTGCAGTTAAGGCCCATGACGACATCGGACGTTGAAGTGGCTCTCTCTCGTACCAAACCCTCCAACTCCTCAACGCTCGGCAAGTATCGCAAGTGGCAGACAGAGTTTGGTGCCACCTAG
- the LOC124366922 gene encoding survival motor neuron protein 1-like, whose amino-acid sequence MVYPHHPSPSKPKSKSVPPRRRPMIFPHQSPPPAPPMPPGAFSGVPDPMAGGSIPLPRTGDDILNAMLQSWYVCGYYTGYYQRDSKDPK is encoded by the exons ATGGTCTATCCACATCACCCCTCGCCTAGTAAACCAAAATCGAAGTCGGTACCTCCTCGGCGCAGGCCCATGATATTTCCTCATCAGTCACCCCCTCCTGCCCCTCCCATGCCGCCTGGGGCTTTCTCCGGTGTTCCG GACCCAATGGCTGGTGGATCAATTCCACTTCCCAGAACTGGGGACGATATTCTGAATGCAATGCTACAGTCTTGGTATGTGTGCGGATATTACACTG gtTACTACCAACGAGACTCAAAGGAtcctaaataa